The following coding sequences lie in one Lysobacter capsici genomic window:
- the murG gene encoding undecaprenyldiphospho-muramoylpentapeptide beta-N-acetylglucosaminyltransferase yields the protein MSELRSSERPVMILAGGTGGHIFPGLAVAKALLARNVPVSWLGADGGMETRLVPQHGIEIDTIAISGVRGKGLATLLRAPFRLAASVRAAQRVLRAREPRAVISFGGYAAGPGGLAARLAGVPLIVHEQNRAPGMTNRVLSRFARRVLTGFPDTFPGGQEEVVGNPVRAEIAAVAPPAQRFAERSGPLRLLVLGGSQGARALNQAVPAAIAGLRGRVPCEVRHQSGEKLRADAELAYANAGVIASVEPFIADMAAAYAWADLVVCRSGALTLAELCAVGVGSVLVPFPQAVDDHQTKNARFLVDRGAAQLLPQAGDDLGARLSATIEILAERGVLLQMADAARSLARPDAADRVAQIVLEVAR from the coding sequence CGGCCGGTGATGATTCTCGCCGGCGGCACCGGCGGACATATCTTCCCGGGTCTGGCGGTGGCCAAGGCTTTGCTGGCGCGCAACGTGCCGGTCTCGTGGCTCGGCGCCGACGGCGGCATGGAAACGCGGCTGGTGCCGCAGCACGGCATCGAGATCGACACCATCGCGATCAGCGGCGTGCGCGGCAAAGGGCTGGCGACGCTGTTGCGCGCGCCGTTCCGGCTGGCCGCGTCGGTGCGCGCCGCGCAGCGCGTGTTGCGCGCGCGCGAGCCGCGCGCAGTGATCAGCTTCGGCGGCTATGCGGCCGGTCCCGGCGGCTTGGCCGCGCGTCTGGCCGGCGTGCCGCTGATCGTGCACGAACAAAATCGCGCCCCGGGGATGACCAACCGCGTGCTGTCGCGTTTCGCGCGCCGCGTGCTGACCGGATTTCCGGACACCTTCCCCGGTGGTCAGGAAGAAGTGGTCGGCAATCCGGTGCGCGCGGAGATCGCCGCGGTCGCGCCGCCCGCGCAGCGTTTCGCCGAACGCAGCGGCCCGTTGCGGCTGCTGGTGCTCGGCGGCAGCCAGGGCGCGCGCGCCTTGAACCAGGCGGTGCCCGCCGCGATCGCCGGTCTGCGCGGCCGCGTGCCCTGCGAAGTGCGGCATCAAAGCGGCGAGAAGCTGCGCGCCGACGCCGAACTCGCGTATGCGAACGCCGGCGTGATCGCCTCGGTCGAACCGTTCATCGCCGACATGGCCGCCGCGTACGCGTGGGCCGATCTGGTGGTATGCCGCTCCGGCGCGCTGACCCTGGCCGAGCTGTGCGCGGTCGGCGTCGGCAGCGTGCTGGTGCCGTTCCCGCAGGCGGTCGACGACCACCAGACCAAGAACGCGCGTTTCCTGGTCGATCGCGGCGCCGCGCAGTTGCTGCCGCAGGCCGGCGACGACCTGGGCGCGCGCCTGTCGGCGACCATCGAGATCCTAGCCGAGCGCGGCGTGCTGCTGCAGATGGCCGACGCGGCGCGAAGCCTCGCCAGACCCGACGCGGCCGACCGCGTCGCGCAGATTGTGTTGGAGGTGGCGCGATGA